In Balearica regulorum gibbericeps isolate bBalReg1 chromosome 2, bBalReg1.pri, whole genome shotgun sequence, one DNA window encodes the following:
- the CYP51A1 gene encoding lanosterol 14-alpha demethylase, giving the protein MLSLMEVGGSLLERVAVGNPLSLVLAASAFALSLGYLFQLGYRRHVGSDQRKYPPYISSSIPFLGHAIAFGKSPIEFLENAYDKYGPVFSFTMVGKTFTYLLGSDAAALLFNSKNEDLNAEDVYSRLTTPVFGKGVAYDVPNPVFLEQKKMLKTGLNIAQFRQHVSVIEEETKQYFKAWGESGEKNLFEALSELIILTASHCLHGKEIRSLLNEKVAQLYADLDGGFTHAAWLLPGWLPLPSFRRRDRAHREIKNIFYKVIQKRRKSEKKEDDMLQTLLDASYKDGRPLTDDEIAGMLIGLLLAGQHTSSTTSAWLGFFIARDKSIQEQCYAEQKAVCGDDLPPLTYDQLKDLSLLDRCLKETLRLRPPIMTMMRLAKTPQTVAGYNIPPGHQVCVSPTVNHRLRDSWKDALDFKPDRYLQDNPAAGEKFAYVPFGAGRHRCIGENFAYVQIKTIWSTLLRLYKFDLINEYFPTINYTTMIHTPNNPIISYKRRSL; this is encoded by the exons ATGCTGAGCTTGATGGAGGTTGGCGGGTCCCTGCTGGAGCGGGTGGCCGTCGGCAACCCCCTCTCCCTGGTGCTGGCCGCCTCCGCCTTCGCGCTGAGCCTCGGCTACCTGTTCCAGCTGGGTTACCGGCGCCACGTCGGGTCCGACCAGAGG aaatACCCACCTTATATTTCATCAAGCATCCCTTTCCTTGGACATGCAATCGCATTTGGAAAAAGTCCCATTGaatttttggaaaatgcttATGACAAG tATGGACCTGTGTTCAGTTTCACTATGGTTGGCAAGACATTCACATACTTACTGGGTAGTGATGCTGCTGCTCTACTCTTCAAtagtaaaaatgaagatttgaatGCAGAGGATGTATACTCTCGGTTAACTACACCAGTTTTTGGCAAGGGAGTTGCTTATGATGTCCCTAATCCG GTATTTTTGGAACAGAAGAAGATGCTCAAAACTGGGCTAAATATTGCCCAATTTAGACAGCACGTATCTGTGattgaagaagaaacaaagcagtatttcaaaGCGTGGGGAGAGAGTGGAGAAAAAA ACCTGTTTGAAGCCCTTTCAGAACTTATCATTTTGACAGCGAGTCATTGCTTACAtgggaaagaaataagaagCTTGCTGAATGAGAAGGTGGCTCAGCTGTATGCCGATTTGGATGGGGGTTTCACTCATGCTGCCTGGCTTCTGCCAGGTTGGCTACCTCTGCCTAGCTTCAG ACGTCGAGATCgagcacacagagaaataaagaatattttctacaaGGTTATCCAGAAACGTCGAAAGtctgagaaaaaggaggatgACATGCTCCAAACTCTACTTGATGCTTCATACAA GGATGGCCGTCCGCTGACAGATGATGAAATTGCTGGAATGCTTATTGGGTTGCTGCTAGCGGGGCAGCACACGTCCTCCACCACCAGCGCCTGGCTCGGCTTCTTCATAGCCAGAGACAAATCCATACAGGAGCAGTGCTACGcagaacaaaaagcagtttGTGGGGATGACTTGCCACCATTAACTTATGACCAG ctcAAGGATCTCAGTTTGCTGGATCGCTGTCTAAAAGAAACTTTAAGGCTTAGACCTCCTATAATGACCATGATGAGATTGGCCAAAACTCCGCAG ACTGTTGCAGGATATAATATCCCCCCTGGCCACCAAGTCTGTGTATCTCCCACTGTTAACCACAGACTGAGGGACTCCTGGAAGGATGCTCTAGACTTCAAGCCTGACCGCTATCTCCAAGATAacccagcagctggagagaaatTTGCGTATGTCCCATTTGGCGCTG GCCGTCATCGCTGCATTGGAGAAAACTTTGCTTACGTTCAGATTAAGACTATTTGGTCCACTTTGCTTCGTTTGTATAAATTTGATCTCATCAATGAGTATTTTCCGACTATAAATTACACAACAATGATACACACACCTAATAACCCCATTATCAGCTATAAGAGGAGGTCACTGTAA